One Methylosarcina fibrata AML-C10 DNA segment encodes these proteins:
- a CDS encoding NAD(P)/FAD-dependent oxidoreductase yields the protein MAEAKSEKHKIVIVGGGASGLELATKLGRTLGKKGKAEIVLLDATSTHIWKPLLHEVAAGTLDESEQVEYLSQAYRNNFRFRLGRMEGLNRSKKEIYVSPTYNDSGEELIPKATLNYDTLVMAVGSVSNTFNIKGVAEHCMFLDTTTQAFRFQKQLVETYIKNYAGKDSASGKPLSIVIIGAGATGVELSAQLHEVSNLLAVYGLQESNKVKLTIIEAATQLLPALPPRLANATQQQLVKLGIDLKLGRRVTEVTKDSVTTHDGEVIPADLKVWAAGIKAPDWMKQLDGLETNHINQLVVDETLKTADDDIFAMGDCAACVWQGHKGNVPPRAQAAHQQASTLYKSLIHRLKGKPPVKYVYRDYGSLVSLGQYTTVGNLMGNLMGTITIGGFIARVVYLSLYKMHQVAVHGYFRTAMLTLSNVFRRSAHATIKLH from the coding sequence ATGGCTGAGGCGAAAAGCGAGAAACACAAGATAGTAATCGTCGGAGGCGGAGCGTCGGGATTGGAGCTGGCGACCAAATTGGGGCGGACCCTGGGGAAAAAAGGAAAGGCCGAAATCGTATTGCTCGACGCGACTTCGACTCACATATGGAAACCTTTGCTGCATGAAGTGGCTGCGGGAACCCTCGACGAATCGGAACAGGTCGAATATCTGTCCCAGGCTTACCGAAACAATTTCCGCTTCAGGCTGGGCAGAATGGAAGGATTGAACCGGAGCAAAAAGGAGATTTACGTCAGCCCGACTTACAACGACAGCGGGGAAGAACTGATTCCCAAGGCCACCCTCAACTACGATACGCTGGTCATGGCGGTCGGCAGCGTCAGCAATACCTTCAATATCAAAGGCGTGGCCGAGCATTGCATGTTTCTGGACACCACCACTCAGGCTTTCCGGTTTCAGAAGCAACTGGTCGAAACCTACATCAAAAATTATGCGGGCAAGGACAGTGCCAGCGGCAAGCCTCTGTCCATCGTCATTATCGGCGCCGGCGCGACGGGGGTGGAGTTGTCCGCCCAGTTGCACGAAGTATCCAATCTATTGGCCGTCTATGGGCTTCAGGAATCGAACAAAGTCAAACTGACCATCATCGAGGCGGCCACGCAACTGTTGCCGGCGTTGCCTCCCCGGCTGGCGAATGCCACGCAACAGCAGCTCGTCAAGCTGGGCATCGATCTCAAACTGGGCCGGCGAGTCACGGAAGTCACCAAGGACTCGGTGACGACTCACGACGGCGAAGTCATACCCGCCGATCTGAAAGTCTGGGCCGCGGGCATCAAGGCGCCGGACTGGATGAAGCAACTGGACGGACTGGAAACCAATCACATCAATCAGTTGGTCGTCGATGAAACGCTGAAAACCGCCGACGACGACATCTTTGCGATGGGCGATTGCGCGGCTTGCGTCTGGCAGGGGCATAAAGGCAATGTTCCGCCCAGGGCCCAGGCTGCGCATCAGCAGGCGTCCACTTTATACAAATCCCTGATCCATCGGCTGAAAGGCAAACCGCCGGTAAAATACGTCTATCGCGATTACGGCTCGCTGGTGTCTTTGGGGCAATACACGACGGTCGGCAATCTGATGGGCAATCTGATGGGAACGATCACGATCGGCGGATTTATCGCCAGGGTCGTGTATCTGTCCTTGTATAAGATGCATCAGGTGGCGGTTCACGGCTATTTCCGCACGGCGATGCTGACTCTGTCCAACGTGTTCCGACGCAGCGCCCACGCCACCATTAAATTACACTAA
- a CDS encoding YcxB family protein — MLEIEYEFLEEDLVNFNEAQFLKSKDIQDNIRRNRWILPAIMLLIGAFYLYYYGDKTSTAYIVAIAVLWAWLSPKIILYDLRRQVLGKYTQLEKKNMFGMYTLTIDPANPTFLLEKSPSGKNKMLWSELVRVEYGKRYVYIFITLDMALVIPVDRVKKGDLEKFAEQAEKMIERYA, encoded by the coding sequence ATGCTAGAAATTGAATACGAGTTCCTTGAAGAAGATTTGGTAAATTTTAACGAAGCGCAGTTCCTGAAGTCGAAGGACATACAGGACAACATCCGGAGAAACCGGTGGATCCTGCCGGCCATCATGCTGCTCATCGGCGCTTTTTATCTGTATTATTACGGCGACAAAACGTCGACCGCCTATATTGTCGCAATCGCCGTGCTTTGGGCCTGGCTGTCTCCGAAAATCATCCTGTACGATCTGCGCCGTCAAGTGCTGGGCAAATACACGCAGCTCGAAAAAAAGAATATGTTCGGAATGTACACGTTGACGATCGATCCGGCCAATCCGACTTTTTTATTGGAAAAATCGCCCAGCGGCAAAAATAAAATGCTCTGGTCCGAGCTGGTTCGGGTCGAGTACGGCAAACGCTACGTCTACATCTTCATCACGCTGGATATGGCGCTGGTGATACCGGTCGACCGGGTTAAAAAAGGCGATCTCGAAAAATTCGCCGAACAGGCGGAAAAAATGATCGAGCGCTACGCATAA
- the dnaQ gene encoding DNA polymerase III subunit epsilon: protein MQQRTVKQRLVVLDTETTGLNPQEGHRIIEIGCVELVNRRLTGNRFHVYINPDRLIDDGAIEVHGITNQFLEDKPRFQDVAEDLIEFIRDSELVIHNAPFDVGFINHEFSLLPEPKGTVAEYCDVFDTLTYARQKHPGQRNSLDALCKRYGVDNSHRELHGALLDAEILADVYLLMTGGQFSLLDEDLGTAAGEKTAEALVRLPSDRPLTKIIRCSEEESEAHRQRLAAIEKASGVCLWNQ from the coding sequence GTGCAACAGCGAACCGTCAAGCAACGCCTGGTCGTTCTGGATACCGAAACCACCGGTCTGAATCCTCAGGAAGGCCACCGAATCATCGAAATCGGCTGCGTGGAACTGGTCAACCGCCGGCTGACCGGCAACCGGTTCCATGTCTATATCAACCCCGATCGTTTGATCGACGACGGCGCGATAGAAGTCCACGGCATCACCAACCAGTTTCTGGAAGACAAGCCCAGGTTTCAGGACGTGGCCGAAGATTTGATCGAGTTCATTCGCGACTCGGAACTCGTCATTCACAACGCGCCGTTCGACGTCGGTTTTATCAACCACGAATTTTCCCTGCTTCCGGAACCGAAAGGCACCGTGGCCGAATATTGCGACGTTTTCGATACTCTGACCTACGCCAGGCAGAAGCATCCGGGCCAGAGAAACAGTCTGGACGCGTTGTGCAAACGCTACGGCGTCGACAACAGCCACCGGGAATTGCACGGCGCTTTACTGGACGCCGAAATTCTGGCCGACGTTTATCTCTTGATGACCGGCGGCCAGTTTTCCCTGCTGGACGAAGACCTGGGCACCGCCGCCGGCGAGAAAACGGCCGAAGCCTTGGTGCGCCTGCCGTCCGACCGGCCTCTCACGAAAATCATCCGCTGCAGCGAGGAAGAATCCGAAGCGCACCGGCAGCGGCTGGCGGCCATTGAGAAAGCGAGCGGCGTCTGTCTCTGGAATCAATAG
- the waaA gene encoding lipid IV(A) 3-deoxy-D-manno-octulosonic acid transferase, translating into MRTLYSAFFYLLIPFILLRLLWRSLKAPAYRRRWPERFGFYGGNPADQGVLWFHAVSVGEAEALFPLLRRLQQRRPEAPILVTTTTPTGSARVQAMMKDTVAHVYLPYDVPFVLRRFMRRFKPKLAVIMETEIWPNLFASCGEHKVPLYIINARLSEKSALGYRKIPALIRPALAEVRLIAAQTGEDARRFLDIGAAEESVKTLGNMKFDVDIPEETLVAGFKLKEHWFKGRFVWLLASTHKDEETVFFPIYKKLKQRIPELLMVIVPRHPERFPEVGKLCEQNRLHAVTRTSRMACSAATDVYLADTMGELKMFYASADIAFVGGSMVPVGGHNILEAAAVGVPVMFGPYMANFREIAGKVLERGAAVQCLNEEEIAKAVLKLYTHPEERDALVAKSRHFLNDNRGAIDRICDELYRSI; encoded by the coding sequence ATGAGAACGCTGTATTCGGCCTTCTTTTATCTGCTGATCCCTTTCATTTTGCTGCGTTTGCTGTGGCGCAGCCTTAAGGCCCCGGCTTATCGCCGAAGATGGCCCGAACGTTTCGGATTTTACGGCGGAAACCCAGCCGATCAGGGCGTTCTCTGGTTTCACGCCGTTTCGGTCGGCGAGGCCGAAGCTTTGTTTCCGTTGTTGAGACGGCTGCAACAACGGCGGCCGGAAGCACCGATACTGGTTACGACGACGACCCCCACCGGATCCGCCCGGGTGCAAGCTATGATGAAGGATACCGTCGCGCACGTCTATCTGCCTTATGACGTTCCCTTTGTCCTCCGGCGTTTCATGCGCCGTTTTAAACCGAAACTGGCGGTGATCATGGAAACCGAGATCTGGCCGAACTTGTTTGCCTCCTGCGGAGAACACAAGGTTCCCTTATACATCATCAATGCCCGGCTGTCGGAAAAATCGGCGCTCGGCTACCGGAAAATTCCCGCCTTGATCCGGCCCGCATTGGCCGAAGTCAGACTGATCGCCGCCCAAACCGGTGAGGATGCCCGCCGTTTTCTCGACATAGGCGCCGCCGAAGAATCCGTCAAAACCCTGGGCAACATGAAGTTCGACGTCGACATTCCCGAAGAGACTCTGGTGGCGGGTTTTAAACTGAAGGAGCATTGGTTCAAAGGCCGCTTTGTCTGGCTCCTCGCCAGTACGCACAAGGACGAAGAAACGGTGTTTTTTCCGATCTACAAAAAACTGAAACAGCGGATTCCCGAATTGTTGATGGTCATCGTGCCGAGGCATCCGGAGCGGTTTCCGGAAGTCGGAAAACTGTGCGAACAAAATCGGCTGCATGCAGTCACCCGGACTTCGAGAATGGCGTGCAGCGCCGCCACCGACGTGTATCTCGCCGATACGATGGGAGAGCTCAAAATGTTCTATGCCTCCGCCGATATCGCCTTCGTCGGGGGCAGCATGGTGCCGGTAGGCGGCCACAACATCCTGGAGGCGGCGGCGGTCGGCGTGCCGGTGATGTTCGGACCCTACATGGCCAATTTCCGGGAAATTGCCGGCAAAGTTCTGGAGCGCGGGGCCGCCGTTCAATGCCTGAATGAAGAAGAGATTGCCAAAGCCGTCCTGAAACTTTACACCCATCCCGAAGAACGTGACGCGCTGGTCGCCAAAAGCAGACACTTCCTCAACGACAACCGGGGCGCCATCGATCGGATCTGCGATGAGCTTTACCGGAGCATTTGA
- a CDS encoding YybH family protein: MAIIYRDFAVEFARHWIAAWNRHDLDEVLSHYADDITLFSPCIISIAEEPSGILCGKEEIRAYWRKGLALVPDLHFELHDVLTGVNCLTIYYQGHAGRVAETFRLDESGKVTEAYACYTVPPGFEANSCNSCD; this comes from the coding sequence ATGGCGATCATTTATCGAGATTTTGCTGTCGAGTTTGCCCGGCACTGGATTGCTGCCTGGAACCGGCACGACCTGGACGAGGTATTGAGCCACTACGCAGACGACATTACGCTTTTCTCTCCCTGCATTATCTCCATCGCCGAAGAGCCGAGCGGGATTCTCTGCGGAAAAGAGGAAATACGCGCCTACTGGAGAAAAGGCCTGGCGCTTGTTCCCGATTTGCATTTCGAGCTGCACGACGTGTTGACGGGCGTCAACTGTCTTACGATATATTATCAAGGGCACGCAGGCAGGGTCGCCGAAACGTTTCGGCTGGACGAATCCGGCAAAGTCACGGAAGCGTATGCCTGCTATACGGTGCCGCCCGGCTTTGAAGCAAATTCCTGCAACTCATGCGATTGA
- a CDS encoding MarR family winged helix-turn-helix transcriptional regulator — MPGKLDSKISINDRHDCSNKVNVIDVSILKVLRHNVNMIDLIDLSSEREQELNDALEALHFAFRAVVARPDAMLAEHGLCRVHHRILYFVGRNPGLGVNDLLAILNVSKQSLNAPLRQLLKQGLIESAPDTKDRRIKRLRLTGDGARMEDLLSGDQRERFARVFRQVGNEKEAAWREVMRLLADD, encoded by the coding sequence GTGCCGGGCAAACTCGACAGCAAAATCTCGATAAATGATCGCCATGACTGCTCCAATAAGGTCAATGTTATTGACGTATCCATTTTGAAAGTTTTACGCCATAATGTCAATATGATTGACCTAATTGATCTTTCATCGGAAAGAGAGCAGGAACTCAACGATGCATTGGAGGCTCTGCATTTTGCATTCCGCGCCGTAGTTGCCAGACCGGATGCCATGCTGGCGGAGCACGGGCTTTGCCGTGTCCATCACCGCATTCTGTATTTTGTCGGCCGGAATCCCGGACTCGGCGTCAATGACCTTCTGGCAATTTTGAATGTCAGCAAACAATCGTTAAATGCTCCTTTACGGCAATTGCTGAAACAAGGGTTGATTGAATCGGCGCCGGATACCAAGGATCGGCGCATTAAACGCTTACGCCTTACTGGAGACGGGGCGCGGATGGAAGATCTTTTGTCGGGGGATCAGCGAGAACGCTTTGCGCGCGTATTTCGCCAAGTGGGTAACGAAAAGGAGGCTGCCTGGCGGGAGGTCATGCGCTTGCTGGCGGACGATTAA
- a CDS encoding putative bifunctional diguanylate cyclase/phosphodiesterase, whose amino-acid sequence MKPLTVKDCLCAGVSRVLEEDRPRPGEARTFFAVFRESTDNGIFCGLATERDIVQHPDWIFADLVEHRESMSIAPSIDVHNALKIMDQLGLDAVPVLDEQHYIGVVTRQSMLEKLLKREQLLLQETRRLKDQLASEHELIVGWAKKLEELHDASRNLLSVLAHTSVQKDVLQSGIEALAKLLEARYGAIGILAESGQLKHFIHTGLSERQVQDIGRFPEGKGLLGVVIQDNVSLRIENISKDPRSVGFPPNHPPMKSFLAVPISHNGKVYGRIYLCDKKGGESFSHGDEELALSFSNSLSLVLDNAHEMAEVKRARKRLHYMAHFDFLTGLPNRALLNDRIEQAVAHAQRSGDMVGILFIDMDNFKLVNDSIGHALGDILLKKVAHRISHSIREEDTVARLGGDEFVVMLPAISETQDAAKVASKILESLKQPLEIQQHRVFVSVSIGISIYPNTSRNIEALLADADSAMYHAKKLGKSNYQFHTQDLTLSAQSYIKLEKHLRQALEKNEFTLHYQPQIDIKTGLIIGVEALLRWFNPELGEVSPNDFIPIAEETGFIVPIGVWVLNTACAQVRYWQQSGYSLRLAVNLSSRQFCQTHYQHYHRPPLLDAVLNALEETGLPPGLLELEITEGTLMQHVDTALEILNSLKSRGVRLSLDDFGTGYSSLSYLKRFPIDALKIDKSFVRDITVDSSDKAIVSAITLMAQQLKLEVVAEGVESREQLEFLRELRCDYVQGYYFSKPLPAEEVAVLLRKGCAP is encoded by the coding sequence GTGAAGCCATTGACCGTTAAAGACTGTCTTTGTGCCGGCGTCTCGCGCGTGCTGGAAGAAGATCGACCGCGCCCCGGAGAAGCCAGAACTTTCTTCGCGGTATTCCGGGAATCGACAGACAACGGGATTTTCTGCGGTCTGGCGACCGAACGCGATATCGTTCAACATCCCGACTGGATTTTCGCAGATCTTGTCGAACATAGGGAGTCGATGTCCATTGCGCCGAGCATTGACGTGCACAATGCCTTAAAAATCATGGATCAACTGGGGCTGGACGCCGTTCCCGTACTCGATGAGCAACACTACATCGGCGTGGTGACTCGCCAGAGCATGCTGGAAAAATTGCTGAAACGGGAACAGCTTTTATTGCAGGAAACCCGAAGGCTAAAAGATCAACTGGCCAGTGAACATGAACTGATCGTAGGCTGGGCGAAAAAACTGGAAGAATTGCATGACGCTTCACGCAATCTGCTGAGTGTGCTGGCGCATACTTCAGTCCAGAAAGACGTGCTGCAATCCGGCATAGAAGCGCTGGCCAAGCTGCTCGAAGCGCGTTACGGCGCCATCGGCATACTCGCTGAATCGGGTCAGCTCAAGCATTTTATCCATACCGGCCTCAGTGAAAGGCAGGTGCAGGACATCGGCCGTTTTCCGGAAGGGAAAGGCTTGCTGGGCGTCGTGATACAGGACAACGTGTCCTTGAGAATCGAAAATATTTCGAAAGACCCGCGCAGCGTCGGTTTTCCTCCCAACCATCCGCCCATGAAATCATTCCTTGCGGTGCCCATTTCCCATAACGGCAAAGTGTACGGGCGCATCTATTTATGCGACAAGAAAGGAGGCGAATCCTTCAGTCACGGCGACGAAGAGCTGGCTTTAAGTTTTTCGAATTCCCTGTCGCTGGTATTGGATAATGCCCATGAAATGGCGGAAGTCAAACGGGCTAGAAAACGCCTGCATTACATGGCTCATTTCGACTTTCTGACCGGACTTCCGAACAGAGCCTTGCTCAATGATCGAATCGAACAGGCGGTTGCTCATGCGCAACGGAGCGGAGACATGGTCGGCATCCTGTTTATTGACATGGACAATTTCAAACTGGTCAACGACAGTATCGGCCACGCGCTCGGCGATATTCTTCTGAAAAAAGTTGCGCACCGGATATCGCATTCGATACGCGAGGAAGATACCGTCGCTCGCCTGGGCGGTGATGAGTTTGTCGTGATGCTGCCCGCCATTTCCGAAACTCAGGACGCCGCCAAGGTGGCCAGTAAAATTCTGGAGTCGCTGAAACAGCCTTTGGAAATTCAGCAGCATCGAGTATTTGTCAGCGTCAGCATCGGAATCAGCATTTATCCCAACACCTCCAGAAACATCGAAGCTCTGTTGGCGGATGCCGATAGCGCCATGTATCACGCCAAAAAATTGGGGAAAAGCAATTATCAATTCCACACTCAGGACCTGACTCTGTCTGCGCAGAGTTATATAAAGCTTGAAAAACATTTGCGGCAAGCATTGGAAAAAAACGAGTTTACGCTCCACTATCAGCCCCAAATAGATATTAAAACAGGACTGATTATCGGCGTGGAAGCGTTGCTCCGCTGGTTCAACCCCGAGTTGGGTGAAGTGTCTCCGAACGATTTTATTCCGATAGCGGAAGAAACCGGCTTTATTGTGCCGATCGGTGTCTGGGTGTTGAATACGGCTTGCGCGCAAGTGAGATACTGGCAGCAAAGCGGCTATTCGCTGCGGCTGGCGGTCAATCTGTCGAGCCGCCAGTTCTGCCAGACGCATTATCAACACTATCACCGGCCTCCGTTACTGGACGCCGTATTGAATGCTTTGGAAGAAACCGGTTTACCGCCCGGTCTGCTTGAATTGGAGATTACGGAAGGAACGCTGATGCAGCACGTCGATACCGCTCTGGAGATTCTGAATTCCTTGAAAAGCAGAGGCGTGCGTTTGTCCCTGGATGATTTTGGCACCGGCTATTCGTCGCTCAGCTATCTTAAGCGTTTTCCTATCGATGCCCTGAAAATCGATAAATCGTTCGTTCGCGACATTACCGTCGACTCCAGCGATAAGGCGATTGTTTCCGCAATTACTTTAATGGCGCAGCAACTTAAACTCGAAGTGGTCGCAGAAGGCGTGGAGAGCCGGGAACAATTGGAGTTTTTACGCGAGCTGCGCTGTGACTACGTTCAAGGATATTATTTCAGCAAGCCGCTGCCGGCGGAAGAAGTTGCCGTTTTGTTGCGGAAAGGATGCGCGCCATAA
- a CDS encoding cytochrome b6 gives MKEPLLGMLMAGMAFFGLSATAAAKELPSSYLPVVIKEEFGTTLDRMKAKKPELMQKQKALLEERYDMSNRAAQDVAMARGKPIQQGVRVKLPDGMTWEKLSGMTDEEIKTQDLWPKGFFPLPHPKHFEGGMIFPEFHIKEIKKQEGRDLTRFDIDFDLPDHLLPEFPPPIFLTTRPDLGDVSQGKLVTIMNYYELFNGILNPKQLEGLRLLLTAFPQQQFNLTEDRRSEAPSRGVSCFDCHVNGHTNAATHLVGDIRPQEFRHRLDTPSLRGVHIQRLFGSQRALRSIEDFTEFEQRAAYFDGDPVIATKKGVNVLERGSQVHFMAEFQELMDFPPAPKLNVLGRLDPAKATEAELRGQDVFFGKGQCSVCHAPPYYTDNLMHNLRTERFYKPRLINGRFAAADGPIKTFPLRGIKDSPPYLHDGRLLTLEDTVEFFNLVLGTRLSKQEKEDLVAFMYRL, from the coding sequence ATGAAAGAGCCTTTACTTGGTATGTTGATGGCAGGGATGGCATTTTTCGGTTTGAGCGCAACGGCCGCGGCGAAAGAGCTTCCTTCCAGTTACCTCCCGGTGGTGATTAAGGAAGAATTCGGCACGACCCTCGACCGCATGAAGGCAAAGAAGCCCGAATTGATGCAGAAGCAGAAGGCATTGCTCGAAGAACGCTACGATATGAGCAATCGGGCGGCGCAGGACGTTGCCATGGCACGGGGAAAACCGATCCAGCAAGGCGTTCGGGTCAAGCTGCCGGACGGAATGACCTGGGAAAAACTTTCCGGGATGACGGACGAAGAGATCAAGACTCAGGATCTCTGGCCCAAAGGTTTTTTCCCTTTGCCGCATCCGAAGCACTTCGAAGGCGGCATGATCTTTCCGGAATTTCACATCAAGGAAATCAAGAAACAGGAAGGCCGCGACCTGACGCGTTTCGACATTGACTTCGACCTTCCCGATCACTTGCTGCCGGAGTTTCCGCCGCCCATTTTTCTGACGACCCGTCCGGATCTCGGCGACGTTTCGCAGGGAAAGCTCGTGACCATCATGAATTATTACGAGCTGTTCAACGGCATTTTGAATCCCAAGCAACTGGAAGGGCTTCGGCTCCTGCTGACGGCATTTCCACAGCAGCAGTTCAATCTGACCGAAGACCGGCGCAGCGAGGCACCGAGCCGGGGCGTGTCGTGCTTCGATTGCCACGTCAACGGCCACACCAACGCCGCCACCCATCTGGTCGGCGACATCCGGCCGCAGGAGTTCCGGCATCGCCTCGATACGCCGAGCCTTCGGGGCGTACATATCCAGCGCTTGTTCGGCTCGCAGCGCGCCCTCAGAAGCATCGAGGATTTCACCGAATTCGAACAGCGCGCGGCCTATTTCGACGGCGATCCGGTGATTGCGACGAAAAAAGGCGTCAACGTTCTGGAGCGGGGCAGCCAGGTGCATTTCATGGCCGAGTTCCAGGAACTGATGGACTTTCCGCCGGCTCCCAAGCTCAACGTTCTGGGCAGGCTCGATCCCGCCAAAGCCACCGAGGCCGAGTTGCGCGGACAGGACGTCTTCTTCGGCAAGGGCCAGTGTTCGGTCTGTCACGCTCCGCCGTACTATACCGATAATCTGATGCACAATCTGCGCACCGAGCGCTTCTATAAGCCGCGCCTGATCAACGGCCGGTTTGCCGCCGCCGACGGCCCGATCAAAACCTTTCCGTTGCGCGGGATTAAAGATTCACCGCCCTATCTGCACGACGGGCGTCTCCTGACGCTGGAAGACACGGTCGAATTTTTCAATCTGGTCCTGGGCACCCGTCTCAGCAAGCAAGAGAAAGAAGATCTGGTGGCCTTCATGTACCGGCTTTGA
- a CDS encoding GldG family protein — MRITRHLHQRLRLKNYLVTLAILCLLGGTAWLSTLYPWQTDVTRNASNTLSPASQKLLAALPGSVHVTAYLQKGLPLRLQMAQLVGRYSRHKKDVTLSFIDPDTQPEQTRELNIGKEGLVLVEYQGRTEKLSFIDESSLTNALLQLAKAEDRWVTFLSGHGERSPDGQANFDYGQFGKGLSRRKISAQTLNLAAIPAIPDNSSLLVLSAPSIPFLPGEMDIVKHYLQRGGNLLILSDPDNFRLEFLLHDLGLKQLPGTLVDAAANLYKINDPAFLVASEYAEHPLTRGLQLLSLFPAAAGFESGEETEFLAVPLLGTGPKSWTETGPLTGKISFEPDRQEKPGPIPFAFALTRQLHAETEQRVVVVGDGDFLANAYLGNVGNLDLGLRMINWLVHDDRFIDIPAKVASDKTLYLTQTSVAVIGFGFLIVLPLSLAFTGFFIWRRRKRR, encoded by the coding sequence ATGAGAATCACCCGGCATCTGCATCAACGGCTTCGCTTAAAGAATTATCTCGTCACGCTGGCGATACTGTGCCTTTTGGGCGGAACCGCCTGGTTAAGCACCCTTTATCCCTGGCAGACCGACGTGACCCGAAACGCAAGCAATACGCTGTCGCCCGCTTCGCAAAAACTGCTGGCCGCCCTGCCCGGTTCGGTCCATGTCACGGCCTATCTTCAGAAAGGACTGCCCCTTCGTCTGCAAATGGCCCAGTTGGTAGGACGCTACAGCCGGCACAAAAAGGACGTCACTCTGAGTTTCATCGATCCCGACACCCAGCCCGAGCAAACCCGCGAATTGAACATCGGCAAGGAAGGCCTTGTGCTGGTCGAATATCAGGGACGCACGGAAAAATTGAGCTTCATCGACGAGTCTTCACTGACCAACGCGTTGTTGCAACTGGCCAAGGCCGAAGACCGGTGGGTTACTTTTCTGAGCGGTCACGGCGAACGATCTCCCGACGGTCAGGCCAACTTCGATTACGGCCAGTTCGGCAAAGGGTTGAGCCGGCGTAAAATCAGCGCGCAAACGCTCAATCTGGCGGCGATTCCGGCCATTCCCGACAACTCGTCGCTGCTGGTTCTGTCCGCGCCGTCCATACCGTTCCTGCCCGGCGAAATGGATATCGTCAAACATTATCTGCAGCGCGGTGGCAACCTGCTGATATTGTCCGATCCGGACAATTTCCGGCTGGAATTCCTGCTGCACGATCTGGGGCTGAAGCAGCTTCCGGGAACCCTGGTCGATGCGGCCGCCAATCTGTATAAAATCAACGATCCGGCCTTCCTCGTCGCCTCGGAATACGCGGAGCATCCGCTGACCCGCGGCCTGCAACTGCTCAGTCTGTTTCCGGCCGCGGCCGGTTTCGAGAGCGGGGAAGAAACCGAATTCCTCGCGGTGCCCTTGCTCGGCACCGGCCCGAAGTCATGGACCGAAACAGGGCCTTTGACCGGAAAAATCAGTTTCGAACCCGATCGCCAGGAAAAGCCGGGGCCCATTCCCTTCGCTTTCGCCCTGACCCGTCAGTTGCATGCCGAAACGGAGCAGCGCGTCGTAGTCGTCGGCGACGGCGACTTTCTGGCCAATGCCTATCTCGGCAACGTCGGCAATCTGGATCTGGGCCTTAGAATGATCAACTGGCTGGTTCATGACGACCGCTTCATCGACATTCCGGCCAAAGTCGCTTCCGATAAAACCCTGTACCTGACTCAAACTTCGGTGGCCGTGATCGGTTTCGGTTTTTTGATCGTTTTGCCTTTATCGCTGGCTTTTACCGGATTTTTCATCTGGCGCCGCCGGAAAAGGCGGTAA